The following are from one region of the Desulfovibrionales bacterium genome:
- a CDS encoding chemotaxis protein CheW has product MADIKQYLTFVLGGENFALETSRVKEVLEYTTITRIPRMPDFLCGVINLRGNVVPVMDMRLKLGMPSAGRTVDTCIVIVEVDLDDESATIGCLVDSVKEVLEIAANEIEPPPKMGMRLGTDFIQGMARQGESFTIILDINRIIAAEDIMLLQGAAGKGAESPMRNPAEEHANI; this is encoded by the coding sequence ATGGCTGATATTAAACAGTACCTTACATTTGTCTTAGGTGGAGAAAACTTTGCGCTCGAGACCTCAAGGGTGAAAGAGGTCCTTGAATATACCACCATTACCAGGATTCCGCGCATGCCGGACTTTCTCTGCGGCGTGATAAACTTGAGGGGCAACGTGGTTCCGGTCATGGATATGCGTTTAAAACTGGGGATGCCGTCGGCCGGGCGGACGGTTGATACCTGCATCGTGATTGTTGAGGTGGATCTTGATGATGAATCGGCCACCATAGGGTGCCTGGTGGACTCGGTCAAGGAAGTCCTGGAGATAGCGGCCAATGAAATCGAACCCCCGCCCAAGATGGGGATGCGCCTTGGAACGGATTTTATCCAGGGCATGGCCAGACAGGGCGAGAGTTTTACTATCATCCTGGACATCAACCGGATAATCGCGGCTGAAGATATAATGCTGCTGCAAGGCGCGGCCGGTAAAGGAGCCGAGTCGCCGATGAGGAATCCCGCCGAGGAGCATGCCAATATATAA
- a CDS encoding methyl-accepting chemotaxis protein, whose protein sequence is MPTKSKSKVKKVGTNDALVRELNEAKARARQCENIVASIAAPMFVTDKDLVITSINDAALKAMGYARDEVVGKMTCAQFSKTPFCGTNQCTIKNCMRTGEVINGETVAEARDGKKIPIQAACSALFDEQGKPYGGMEVIIDRSEAVRAKWETDNILKSVAAPMFVTDKDLVITSINDAALKAMGYARDEVVGKMTCAQFSKTPFCGTNQCTIKNCMRTGEVINGETVAEARDGKKIPIQAACSALFDEQGKPYGGMEVIIDITEVKRLQKEADEQREYMERQVAMLVKELHTLSLGDLSVNIVAERQDEIARVIESLNKVIESLRETARVAEAVALGDLTVEVTPKSEKDILGNAFKKMINDLRNIVGQIKDAADNVASGSQQTSSGAEQLSQGANEQAASIEEVSSSMEEMNSTVTQNADNAKQTTSIAEKAAGNAQESGKAVAEAVGAMKQIAEKISIIEEIARQTNLLALNAAIEAARAGEHGRGFAVVAAEVRKLAERSQTAAQEIANLSGSSVQVAERTGTLVAELVPNIQKTAELVQEINASSTEQASGVEQVTRAIQQLDQVVQQNASAAEEMSSTAEELSSQAENLLETIGFFKLDGHGERITKKPDAGRISQPRGPERKKTAPATKSALHKTDIKPAIAHKSTGIDLKMKDKDISDQEFERF, encoded by the coding sequence ATGCCTACCAAGAGTAAGAGCAAGGTTAAAAAGGTCGGAACCAATGATGCACTGGTAAGGGAACTTAACGAGGCCAAAGCCAGGGCCAGGCAATGCGAAAATATCGTAGCCTCGATAGCCGCACCCATGTTTGTGACCGATAAGGACCTGGTCATCACCTCCATAAATGATGCGGCCCTCAAGGCCATGGGCTATGCCCGGGATGAGGTGGTGGGGAAGATGACCTGCGCCCAGTTCTCCAAGACACCCTTCTGCGGCACCAACCAGTGTACGATCAAGAACTGTATGCGCACCGGTGAGGTAATCAACGGTGAGACGGTGGCCGAGGCCAGGGACGGCAAAAAGATCCCCATCCAGGCGGCCTGCTCCGCCCTGTTTGACGAACAGGGTAAGCCCTACGGCGGCATGGAGGTTATTATAGATCGGTCTGAGGCGGTCCGCGCCAAGTGGGAGACGGATAATATCCTTAAGTCCGTAGCCGCACCCATGTTTGTAACCGATAAGGACCTGGTCATTACCTCCATAAATGATGCGGCCCTCAAGGCCATGGGCTATGCCCGGGATGAGGTGGTGGGGAAGATGACCTGCGCCCAGTTCTCCAAGACACCCTTCTGCGGCACCAACCAGTGTACGATCAAGAACTGTATGCGCACCGGCGAGGTAATCAACGGCGAGACGGTGGCCGAGGCCAGGGACGGCAAAAAGATCCCCATCCAGGCGGCCTGCTCCGCCCTGTTTGACGAACAGGGCAAGCCCTACGGCGGCATGGAGGTCATCATAGACATAACCGAGGTCAAACGCCTGCAGAAAGAGGCCGATGAGCAGCGGGAATACATGGAAAGACAGGTGGCCATGCTGGTAAAAGAACTACATACCCTGAGCCTCGGAGATCTGTCGGTGAACATTGTCGCTGAACGACAGGATGAGATCGCCAGGGTCATAGAAAGCTTAAATAAGGTTATTGAAAGTCTCCGGGAGACCGCCCGGGTGGCAGAGGCTGTTGCCTTGGGAGACTTGACGGTAGAAGTTACCCCTAAGTCAGAAAAGGATATTCTCGGAAATGCCTTTAAGAAGATGATTAACGACTTGCGGAATATCGTCGGCCAGATAAAGGACGCAGCCGATAATGTAGCCTCCGGCAGTCAGCAGACGAGCAGCGGGGCGGAACAACTCTCGCAGGGGGCAAACGAGCAGGCGGCTTCCATTGAGGAGGTCTCCAGCTCCATGGAGGAGATGAACAGCACGGTGACGCAAAACGCAGACAACGCCAAACAAACGACTTCTATTGCCGAGAAGGCCGCCGGCAATGCCCAGGAAAGCGGCAAGGCCGTGGCGGAAGCGGTCGGAGCCATGAAGCAGATCGCAGAAAAAATATCCATTATTGAAGAAATCGCCCGCCAGACAAATCTCCTGGCTTTAAATGCGGCTATCGAGGCGGCCCGGGCCGGGGAACACGGACGGGGCTTTGCGGTGGTGGCGGCCGAGGTGCGCAAGCTGGCCGAGCGCAGTCAGACCGCGGCCCAGGAGATCGCCAACCTCTCCGGCAGCAGCGTTCAGGTGGCCGAACGCACCGGCACTCTGGTGGCCGAGCTGGTTCCCAATATACAGAAGACCGCCGAGCTGGTTCAGGAGATAAACGCCTCCAGCACTGAGCAGGCCAGCGGCGTTGAACAGGTGACCCGGGCTATCCAGCAACTGGATCAGGTGGTGCAGCAGAATGCCAGCGCGGCGGAAGAGATGTCGTCCACCGCCGAGGAACTCTCCTCCCAGGCCGAAAACCTCCTGGAAACTATCGGATTTTTCAAACTGGACGGGCATGGTGAACGTATCACAAAAAAACCGGACGCCGGGCGTATTTCTCAGCCTCGCGGCCCGGAAAGGAAAAAAACGGCGCCGGCAACAAAATCCGCCTTACATAAGACGGATATCAAACCGGCCATAGCGCATAAATCGACCGGGATAGACCTGAAAATGAAAGACAAGGATATATCCGATCAGGAATTCGAGAGATTTTAG
- a CDS encoding response regulator transcription factor produces MNINILLVDDHTIVREGIRALLEQQPDMKVLGEAEDGRIAVRLARELRPDVILMDVAMPNMNGIEATRQIMNEAPDVKVLALSINSDRRLVLGMLMAGASGYLLKDCTFAELVRAVRCVTNNQTYLSPTIAHIVVKDYLHKMSEAEFSIFSALTNREREVAQLMAEGKSTKQIASALHVSTKTVETHRQQIMKKLKIHSIAELVKLAIREGLIFI; encoded by the coding sequence TTGAACATAAATATCCTCCTGGTTGATGACCATACTATCGTACGCGAAGGTATTCGTGCCCTGCTGGAACAACAGCCGGATATGAAGGTACTGGGCGAGGCAGAAGACGGGAGGATAGCCGTGCGTTTGGCCCGGGAATTGCGGCCGGACGTGATCCTTATGGATGTAGCCATGCCTAATATGAACGGCATCGAGGCCACCCGTCAGATCATGAACGAGGCACCGGACGTCAAGGTACTGGCCCTGTCCATCAATTCCGACCGGCGGCTCGTTCTGGGGATGCTAATGGCCGGCGCTTCGGGCTATTTGTTAAAGGACTGCACCTTCGCCGAACTGGTCCGCGCCGTTAGATGCGTAACAAACAACCAGACCTACCTGTCCCCCACCATAGCCCATATCGTGGTCAAGGACTATCTTCATAAGATGTCAGAGGCGGAATTTTCGATTTTTTCGGCCCTGACCAACCGGGAGCGCGAGGTAGCACAGCTTATGGCAGAGGGTAAATCCACAAAGCAGATCGCCTCTGCCCTGCACGTGAGCACAAAGACGGTCGAGACCCATCGCCAGCAGATCATGAAAAAACTTAAAATCCACAGCATAGCCGAACTGGTCAAGCTTGCCATCCGCGAAGGCCTGATTTTTATCTAA
- a CDS encoding PAS domain-containing protein, which produces MEAAEDKPGRAEKISGTSEEILAGIIVSITDHMSMIDENHNIIWANDVARELFGPDLVGKKCYRAYHGHDKPCEPCVARRCFGDGRVHDHETEVIGADGRQMVFWRVSGVAAWPGNCGRT; this is translated from the coding sequence TTGGAGGCAGCGGAGGACAAGCCCGGTCGGGCGGAGAAGATATCAGGGACGAGTGAGGAGATATTGGCGGGGATTATTGTCTCGATAACAGACCACATGAGCATGATCGATGAAAACCACAATATTATATGGGCAAACGATGTCGCCAGGGAATTGTTCGGGCCGGATCTGGTCGGCAAGAAGTGTTACAGGGCCTACCATGGGCATGATAAACCCTGTGAACCGTGCGTGGCGCGAAGGTGTTTTGGGGATGGAAGAGTTCACGACCATGAAACGGAGGTCATCGGGGCCGATGGGAGGCAGATGGTATTCTGGCGTGTATCCGGTGTGGCGGCCTGGCCCGGGAACTGCGGCCGGACGTGA
- a CDS encoding FprA family A-type flavoprotein has product MKTYNVPEISEGIYWVGIRDWNRRIFDALIPLPQGTTYNAYLVRGKEKTALIDTVNPGFERELEEKMAQVTGETPLDYIIMNHAEPDHAGAIPVMTELYKGARLITTEKGAKMAQIYYNVPAERIKAVKDGDAIELGGKTLKFIEAPFLHWPETMFTYLAEDKILFSCDFFGAHTAFGLYDNEVEDILPLAKRYFGEIMMPFRKMGQKALEKIQDLEIKVIAPSHGPVYKNPEKILEVYRKWTAGETREKAIIVYVSMWKSTEAMIKTIVETLLAEGIEVSLYNVVNSDIGDIARDLVDARAIVLGTPTVLGGMHPVAAHAANLAKALRPPLKYGVILSSYGWGGGARRQALEVLGPTKIEVIDTLEVNGPPSDEDHKKIVEIGRQLSRKIKEGRSA; this is encoded by the coding sequence ATGAAAACATACAACGTACCTGAAATCTCTGAAGGTATATACTGGGTGGGAATAAGGGACTGGAACCGCAGAATCTTTGACGCCCTGATTCCACTTCCTCAGGGGACAACGTACAACGCTTATCTGGTGCGAGGAAAAGAAAAGACAGCGCTCATTGACACGGTGAATCCCGGATTTGAGAGGGAGCTGGAAGAAAAGATGGCGCAGGTAACAGGTGAAACCCCGTTAGATTACATTATAATGAATCATGCCGAACCGGATCATGCCGGCGCCATCCCTGTCATGACGGAGTTATATAAAGGGGCGCGGCTTATTACCACGGAGAAGGGCGCAAAAATGGCGCAGATTTACTATAACGTGCCGGCAGAAAGGATAAAGGCGGTTAAGGACGGGGATGCGATTGAACTCGGCGGCAAGACCCTGAAATTTATCGAGGCGCCTTTTTTACACTGGCCGGAGACCATGTTTACATATCTTGCCGAGGATAAGATTCTTTTCTCCTGCGACTTTTTTGGGGCGCATACCGCCTTTGGGCTCTATGACAACGAAGTTGAAGACATACTGCCATTGGCCAAGAGATATTTCGGGGAGATCATGATGCCCTTCAGAAAGATGGGTCAAAAGGCCCTGGAAAAGATACAGGATTTAGAGATCAAGGTCATTGCCCCCAGCCACGGCCCTGTTTATAAAAACCCGGAAAAGATCCTGGAGGTTTACCGTAAATGGACGGCCGGAGAGACGAGGGAAAAGGCGATCATAGTTTATGTCAGTATGTGGAAATCTACCGAGGCCATGATAAAAACCATAGTGGAGACGCTCTTAGCCGAGGGTATTGAGGTGAGCCTATATAACGTTGTCAATTCGGATATCGGAGATATAGCCAGAGACCTGGTCGATGCGCGCGCCATTGTACTCGGGACACCGACCGTACTGGGAGGAATGCATCCGGTGGCTGCGCACGCCGCAAATCTGGCAAAGGCATTGCGCCCGCCGTTGAAATACGGCGTTATCCTTAGCTCTTACGGCTGGGGCGGGGGAGCGCGCAGACAGGCCCTGGAAGTATTAGGGCCGACAAAGATAGAGGTAATCGACACCCTTGAGGTAAATGGCCCTCCATCAGATGAGGATCATAAAAAGATAGTTGAGATAGGAAGACAACTCTCCCGTAAAATTAAGGAAGGTCGCAGTGCTTAA
- a CDS encoding multiheme c-type cytochrome → MVYRVSLMLLVALLFSLGASAQECADCHRKVTAHIVSDWQAGKHSENGIDCPACHGGQHKSAQDVAKARIPTPETCGNCHEDRVQQFKKGKHAMAWAAMKAMPTAHWQPMALTEGLKGCGGCHKIGLKTEQEIKDLGKEGAGFGVASCDACHTRHTFSVQEARQPQACQTCHMGFDHPQWEMYSSSKHGVRYLLKQNKTLPETTAAPTCQTCHMQEGNHAVRTAWGFLAVRLPLPEDKEWAADRVTILQGLGVLDPEGKPTPRLDVVKAADVARLTPEDWQKERDKTIKTCNQCHSVNFAGREMEKGDRMIKEADHLLAEAIRTVAALYKDGTLPKPKNYAYVFPDLLTFHDAPTVIEQKLFVMFLKHRMRTFQGTFHANPDYALWYGWSEMQRDLTEITEMADEFRKCCRSRKK, encoded by the coding sequence ATGGTGTACAGAGTTAGCCTAATGTTACTCGTGGCCCTGCTCTTTTCTCTCGGCGCCTCAGCGCAGGAATGCGCGGACTGCCACCGGAAGGTCACGGCCCATATCGTCTCTGACTGGCAGGCCGGCAAGCATAGCGAGAACGGCATCGACTGCCCGGCCTGTCATGGCGGCCAACACAAATCGGCTCAGGATGTCGCAAAGGCCCGGATCCCAACTCCGGAGACCTGCGGTAACTGCCATGAAGACCGCGTTCAGCAGTTCAAAAAAGGGAAACACGCCATGGCCTGGGCGGCGATGAAGGCCATGCCCACCGCTCACTGGCAGCCCATGGCCCTGACAGAAGGGTTGAAGGGTTGCGGCGGATGTCACAAGATCGGTTTGAAGACAGAACAGGAGATAAAGGATTTGGGAAAGGAGGGTGCCGGATTTGGCGTGGCTTCCTGTGACGCATGTCATACCCGTCACACCTTCTCGGTTCAGGAAGCGAGACAGCCTCAGGCCTGCCAGACCTGTCACATGGGCTTTGATCACCCTCAATGGGAGATGTATTCGTCTTCCAAGCATGGGGTCAGGTACTTATTAAAACAGAACAAGACACTTCCCGAGACTACCGCGGCGCCGACCTGCCAGACCTGTCATATGCAGGAAGGCAACCATGCGGTCCGAACCGCCTGGGGATTTCTGGCAGTGAGGCTCCCGCTGCCCGAAGACAAAGAGTGGGCGGCCGACCGGGTCACCATTCTTCAGGGGCTCGGAGTGCTCGACCCGGAGGGGAAACCGACACCGCGGCTGGATGTGGTGAAGGCGGCAGATGTGGCCAGGCTCACGCCGGAAGATTGGCAGAAGGAGCGCGACAAGACGATCAAAACCTGCAATCAGTGCCACTCTGTCAATTTTGCCGGGAGGGAGATGGAGAAAGGCGACCGGATGATCAAGGAGGCGGATCATCTCCTGGCCGAGGCCATCCGCACGGTGGCTGCCTTATACAAGGACGGAACCCTTCCCAAACCGAAAAACTATGCCTATGTCTTCCCGGACTTACTGACTTTCCACGATGCCCCCACGGTCATCGAACAGAAGCTCTTTGTGATGTTTCTAAAACATCGGATGAGAACATTCCAGGGTACATTCCACGCCAATCCTGATTATGCACTCTGGTACGGCTGGAGTGAGATGCAGCGGGACCTCACAGAGATCACGGAGATGGCTGACGAGTTCCGGAAATGTTGCCGGAGCCGTAAGAAATAA
- a CDS encoding Crp/Fnr family transcriptional regulator — MGGLGLEGALNRCPLFAGLAPEDLRQVSSVHVRQSYAKRELIFSEGDAAKGFYVILAGKVRIFKTSPEGKEQIIHFFSTGDMFAEVALFHGTTYPASAEALTDTDLLFFPKQRFLRLIQEQPQLSLNMMANLAMMLRYFTKLVEELSLMNVSSRLAAYLLNTADRYKGDKFVLEISKNQLASRLGTISETLSRSFRKLKDQGIIEIEQDTICILNRQALADISTGLTPM, encoded by the coding sequence ATGGGTGGATTGGGATTAGAAGGCGCGCTAAATAGATGCCCACTTTTCGCCGGGCTGGCCCCTGAAGACTTGCGGCAGGTTTCTTCCGTACATGTCAGGCAAAGTTATGCAAAAAGGGAGCTTATCTTTTCAGAAGGAGATGCGGCTAAGGGATTTTATGTAATCCTGGCCGGTAAGGTAAGGATATTTAAAACATCTCCGGAGGGCAAGGAGCAGATCATCCATTTTTTCTCTACGGGTGACATGTTTGCCGAGGTAGCCCTATTCCACGGGACTACCTATCCGGCCTCAGCCGAGGCTTTAACAGATACGGATCTCCTTTTTTTCCCTAAACAGAGATTTTTACGGCTAATTCAGGAGCAGCCTCAACTCAGTCTGAACATGATGGCTAATCTAGCCATGATGCTCAGGTATTTCACTAAGTTGGTAGAAGAACTCTCTTTGATGAATGTTTCCTCCAGACTGGCTGCCTATCTGCTGAACACAGCAGACAGATACAAAGGGGATAAGTTTGTTTTGGAGATAAGTAAAAACCAACTGGCCTCAAGATTGGGTACCATAAGCGAAACGCTTTCCAGGAGCTTCAGGAAATTGAAGGATCAAGGCATCATAGAGATAGAACAGGACACCATTTGCATACTCAATCGGCAGGCGTTAGCGGATATATCGACCGGCCTGACCCCTATGTAA
- a CDS encoding archaemetzincin family Zn-dependent metalloprotease: MAEHIYIQPISSARAKEPEAWLSEQIARRLAGLFNAKVIIEKEPIPIPDTAYNPRRHQSSAEMIVQFFEREKKSGKVLAVADFDLYAPSLNFVFGLAGLLTDIAVISISRLRQEFYQLPANPALLTTRAIKEAVHEIGHLYGLSHCPDTRCVMHFSNSLQDTDRKSEEPCAKCRKMIKWKEEPK; encoded by the coding sequence ATGGCCGAACACATTTACATCCAACCAATCTCCTCAGCGAGAGCTAAAGAACCCGAGGCGTGGCTATCAGAACAAATAGCCCGGCGGCTCGCCGGGCTATTTAATGCGAAGGTCATCATAGAAAAGGAACCCATACCTATCCCGGACACGGCTTATAATCCCCGCCGCCACCAATCCAGCGCCGAAATGATCGTCCAGTTTTTTGAAAGAGAAAAGAAATCCGGAAAGGTGCTGGCCGTCGCCGACTTTGATCTCTATGCGCCTTCTCTGAATTTTGTCTTTGGCCTGGCCGGCCTGCTCACGGATATAGCCGTAATCTCCATTTCCCGTCTCAGGCAGGAGTTTTATCAACTGCCGGCAAATCCGGCTCTGCTCACCACGCGGGCAATCAAGGAGGCAGTGCACGAGATAGGACATCTCTACGGGCTATCCCATTGTCCGGACACACGCTGCGTCATGCATTTTTCAAACAGCCTCCAGGATACCGACAGGAAAAGTGAAGAGCCCTGTGCGAAGTGTAGAAAAATGATAAAATGGAAAGAGGAACCAAAATAA
- a CDS encoding AAA family ATPase, whose amino-acid sequence MESGEIFVSAGAGPSITGLAAMGIENEAVRQLNGVFARNFICMPLKVMDEKLQVAVADPDDYETLEAVKSYTGKDVIPVTVPASDILTAIDTFYGDLEYNDAEVSCLEDIRPTHKTLAVISNKGGVGKTHVSINLSCALSKLGKHILLIDGDLANADVSSKLGIFPSCSLQHFFSHAKKIEEIIYRTAYGFELIGGVAGEYKLANLNYTQRHKFIKHFLATSKYYDMTIFDLGAGISYAVLDFAMAMDEIIIVTTPQDIISGYACVKAAFQRFMEIENKLRRDKKYEAKDCFAPYIVVNQTRNPRQGRMVFENIVKTADENINANETEFVLKPNYIGSLPYESEVINRAELKKRPLFTEFSHSGFSRSIESLAKVLLDPSTGPEEETESAGKLWRISKILGLNFF is encoded by the coding sequence ATGGAAAGCGGAGAAATTTTTGTATCTGCCGGGGCCGGGCCGTCAATTACAGGCCTGGCGGCTATGGGCATTGAAAATGAGGCAGTGAGACAGCTTAACGGCGTTTTTGCCCGGAATTTTATATGCATGCCGTTAAAGGTCATGGATGAAAAACTTCAGGTGGCCGTGGCCGACCCTGACGATTATGAAACCCTGGAGGCCGTTAAATCTTATACCGGTAAGGACGTGATACCGGTAACCGTGCCTGCTTCCGATATATTAACGGCGATTGATACATTTTACGGAGACCTGGAATATAATGATGCCGAAGTATCATGCCTGGAGGACATTCGGCCTACCCATAAGACCCTCGCGGTTATCTCGAATAAGGGAGGGGTGGGCAAGACGCATGTCTCCATTAACTTGAGCTGTGCCCTGTCTAAACTGGGTAAACACATCCTCCTCATCGACGGCGATCTGGCCAATGCCGATGTCTCCAGCAAACTGGGGATATTCCCTTCATGCAGCCTCCAGCATTTTTTCAGCCATGCAAAAAAAATAGAGGAGATTATTTACCGGACTGCTTACGGTTTTGAACTAATAGGAGGGGTCGCCGGAGAGTACAAACTGGCTAATCTCAATTATACCCAGCGGCATAAGTTTATTAAACATTTTTTGGCCACAAGCAAGTATTATGATATGACCATATTTGATCTTGGGGCGGGTATCAGCTATGCGGTGCTCGACTTCGCCATGGCCATGGATGAGATAATCATTGTGACCACGCCTCAGGATATAATCAGCGGATATGCGTGTGTAAAAGCCGCGTTCCAGCGTTTTATGGAAATCGAGAATAAACTCAGACGCGATAAGAAATATGAGGCCAAAGATTGTTTCGCGCCCTACATAGTCGTCAATCAGACGAGGAATCCCCGGCAGGGCAGGATGGTTTTTGAGAATATCGTAAAAACCGCGGACGAGAACATAAATGCCAACGAGACAGAGTTTGTTTTAAAGCCGAACTATATAGGCTCCCTGCCTTATGAGTCTGAGGTTATTAACAGGGCCGAGCTAAAAAAAAGGCCGCTTTTTACCGAATTTTCTCATTCGGGCTTTTCCCGTTCTATTGAATCCCTGGCCAAGGTCTTGCTCGACCCATCAACCGGACCGGAAGAAGAGACAGAGTCTGCCGGTAAGCTGTGGCGTATCTCTAAGATATTGGGCTTGAATTTCTTCTAG
- a CDS encoding DUF5658 family protein — MLTKESVAAKCNKNSRTAVMTIPMGYRLPFFVLFILSCSILDYLFTVRHMIALGLRELNPIMYYLFTLGGYQAFLFKYLMTAGGLLLLCALNRHLRINWLITGIAVLYSILTLYHLCLLRFA, encoded by the coding sequence ATGTTGACCAAAGAATCTGTTGCCGCCAAGTGTAACAAGAACAGTCGGACAGCCGTGATGACGATACCCATGGGATACCGCCTGCCTTTTTTTGTGTTATTTATCCTCTCCTGCTCAATACTTGATTATCTCTTTACCGTAAGACACATGATAGCCCTGGGACTAAGAGAATTGAACCCGATCATGTATTATCTCTTTACACTGGGCGGGTATCAGGCCTTCCTCTTCAAATATCTTATGACCGCCGGGGGACTGCTCCTGCTCTGCGCCCTGAACAGGCATCTGCGTATCAACTGGTTGATTACCGGCATCGCCGTCTTATACAGCATACTTACTCTATATCATCTGTGCCTGCTTCGTTTTGCGTAA